From Pseudoleptotrichia goodfellowii, a single genomic window includes:
- a CDS encoding alpha-amylase, with the protein MENGVMIQYFEWNLPDDGKHWERLKNDAKHLSEIGVSAVWIPPAYKGTSSVDVGYGAYDLWDLGEFDQKGTVRTKYGTKQELTEAIEELHKYGINVYLDAVLNHKAGADETERFLAVEVASDNRNEEVSEPYEIEGWTKFTFPGRNDKYSAFKWNYNLFTGVDFNNENKKNAIYKIVGENKDWAKSVDSEMGNYDYLMNADINYAHPEVKKEVINWGKWVVNELKLDGFRMDAVKHISEEFIKEFLNEVRNAYGENFYSVGEYWKDDLEVLKEYLESLEYKTDLFDVGLHFNFHEASIKAKEFDLNTILDNTIMVSDSMQAVSFVDNHDSQKGSALESQIESWFKPHAYAIILLSEHGYPCLFYGDYYGVGGNESEHRWIIDQLLYTRRNFAYGSQVNYFDSPNVIAIYRTGRENDINTGCIAVLSNSDEEGEKVIEAGQNRTGQAWKEITGSGFENVVIDENGFGTFKVQAGKISVWVPETE; encoded by the coding sequence ATGGAAAACGGAGTAATGATACAATATTTTGAATGGAATTTACCTGATGACGGAAAACATTGGGAAAGACTGAAAAATGATGCAAAACATTTGAGTGAAATAGGAGTTTCGGCAGTATGGATACCGCCGGCATATAAAGGGACTTCTTCGGTAGATGTAGGATATGGAGCCTATGATTTATGGGATCTGGGAGAGTTCGATCAGAAAGGAACTGTGAGAACAAAATACGGGACGAAGCAGGAACTGACAGAAGCCATAGAAGAACTCCATAAATACGGTATTAATGTATATCTGGATGCTGTTCTGAATCATAAAGCGGGAGCCGACGAAACTGAAAGATTTCTCGCTGTGGAAGTTGCTTCGGATAACAGAAATGAAGAAGTATCCGAGCCTTATGAAATCGAAGGCTGGACAAAGTTTACTTTTCCCGGAAGAAACGATAAATATTCTGCTTTCAAATGGAATTACAATCTTTTTACAGGTGTAGATTTTAATAATGAAAATAAAAAAAATGCCATTTACAAAATAGTCGGAGAAAATAAAGACTGGGCAAAAAGTGTAGATTCGGAAATGGGAAATTATGATTATTTGATGAATGCAGACATTAATTATGCTCACCCCGAAGTGAAAAAAGAAGTTATAAACTGGGGAAAATGGGTTGTAAACGAACTCAAGCTTGACGGTTTCCGAATGGATGCCGTAAAGCATATAAGCGAGGAATTTATAAAAGAATTCCTTAATGAAGTAAGAAATGCATACGGAGAAAATTTTTATTCGGTAGGAGAATATTGGAAAGACGACTTGGAAGTGTTAAAAGAATACTTGGAAAGTCTTGAATACAAGACCGATTTGTTTGATGTGGGACTTCATTTTAATTTTCATGAAGCATCAATAAAAGCAAAAGAATTTGATTTGAACACAATTCTCGATAATACTATAATGGTGTCGGATTCGATGCAGGCTGTGTCTTTTGTGGATAATCACGACTCTCAAAAAGGAAGTGCATTGGAATCTCAAATAGAAAGCTGGTTCAAGCCTCATGCTTATGCGATAATATTACTGTCGGAACACGGATATCCGTGTCTGTTTTACGGTGACTATTACGGAGTGGGAGGAAATGAAAGCGAACACAGATGGATAATAGATCAGTTACTTTATACAAGAAGAAACTTTGCCTACGGTTCTCAAGTCAACTATTTTGATTCTCCGAATGTTATTGCAATTTACAGAACAGGAAGAGAAAATGATATAAATACAGGATGTATAGCCGTTTTATCCAACAGTGATGAAGAAGGAGAAAAAGTCATAGAAGCGGGACAAAATCGTACAGGTCAGGCTTGGAAAGAGATTACGGGAAGCGGTTTTGAGAATGTTGTAATTGATGAGAACGGATTCGGTACATTTAAAGTTCAGGCAGGGAAAATATCGGTTTGGGTGCCTGAAACTGAATAA
- the kdsB gene encoding 3-deoxy-manno-octulosonate cytidylyltransferase translates to MKILGVIPARYASTRFEGKPLKEINGSPMIEWVYKRAENSDIDKLVVATDDERIFNAVKSFGGNAVMTSTEHENGTSRIIEVINDPEYSDFDFVINIQGDEPLIDIKSVNLIADNYREEKSEIVTLKKEFKEKEEIKNPNIVKVITDFNDNAIYFSRSVIPYERNEIKDFKYYKHIGIYGYTSKFLKELKNLKSGILEKIESLEQLRFIENGYKIKVLETTSEVIGVDTEEDLKEVIEYINKNNITL, encoded by the coding sequence ATGAAAATACTTGGAGTGATTCCTGCAAGATATGCGTCTACGAGATTTGAAGGGAAGCCTTTAAAAGAAATAAACGGCAGTCCTATGATAGAATGGGTATATAAAAGGGCTGAAAATTCAGATATTGATAAACTGGTCGTTGCAACTGATGATGAGAGAATATTCAATGCGGTAAAAAGTTTCGGCGGGAATGCAGTTATGACATCGACAGAACATGAAAACGGCACATCAAGAATAATAGAAGTTATAAATGATCCCGAATACAGTGATTTTGATTTTGTTATAAACATACAGGGAGATGAGCCTCTTATAGATATTAAGTCTGTTAATTTAATTGCCGATAATTACAGAGAGGAAAAATCCGAAATAGTAACTTTGAAAAAAGAGTTTAAAGAAAAAGAGGAGATAAAAAATCCGAATATTGTAAAAGTAATAACAGATTTTAATGATAATGCGATATATTTCAGCAGATCGGTAATCCCTTATGAAAGAAATGAAATAAAAGATTTTAAATATTATAAACATATAGGAATTTACGGTTATACTTCAAAATTTTTAAAGGAACTGAAAAATCTGAAAAGCGGAATTTTGGAAAAAATTGAGTCTTTGGAGCAGTTGAGATTTATAGAAAACGGGTATAAAATAAAAGTGCTTGAAACGACTTCCGAAGTAATAGGTGTGGATACAGAAGAAGATTTGAAAGAAGTTATAGAATATATAAATAAGAATAATATAACTTTATGA
- a CDS encoding cyclase family protein, producing the protein MKGVINVENNLWELLKVLKNHKWVDLTHEITNDSPYWQGMPEGVLELNNTIIDFPEMNLNIQTHKFPGQFGTHILNFRRNKHMK; encoded by the coding sequence ATGAAAGGTGTGATAAATGTGGAAAACAATTTATGGGAACTGCTGAAAGTTTTGAAAAATCACAAATGGGTTGATCTTACTCACGAAATTACAAATGACAGCCCTTATTGGCAAGGAATGCCTGAAGGAGTTCTGGAGCTTAATAATACTATTATAGACTTTCCCGAAATGAATCTGAATATTCAGACGCATAAATTTCCGGGACAGTTCGGAACTCATATCCTAAATTTCCGAAGAAATAAACATATGAAGTAG
- a CDS encoding transposase has protein sequence MFSEINESGKNNFFKLQAEQLKEDEYWAYDTTSISSYSKAINQMRYGYNKENDTLAQINLAILYGEKSRLPFYYRVLPGNIVDVSTVRRLIKDVQYIGVKKPKLVMDRGFYSKTI, from the coding sequence ATGTTTTCAGAAATAAATGAAAGCGGAAAAAACAATTTCTTTAAATTACAGGCTGAACAGTTGAAAGAAGATGAGTATTGGGCTTATGATACAACAAGCATATCATCTTATTCAAAAGCTATTAATCAAATGAGATACGGATATAATAAGGAAAATGATACATTAGCACAAATCAATCTTGCAATTTTGTATGGAGAAAAGTCAAGATTGCCTTTTTACTATAGAGTTTTACCAGGAAACATTGTTGATGTGTCAACAGTTAGAAGATTAATAAAAGATGTTCAGTATATAGGAGTTAAGAAACCTAAATTAGTGATGGATAGAGGATTCTACAGTAAAACAATATAG
- a CDS encoding pyrophosphohydrolase domain-containing protein: MKKQIKSVEEFHRIYKLGNSENPIGKLENGKENLRFELMKEENEEYLEAAKNGDIVEVADALGDMMYILCGTIIEHGMQHIIEEVFDEIHRSNLSKLDENGNPIYREDGKVIKGPNYFPPDIKKIIKKN, encoded by the coding sequence TTGAAAAAACAGATAAAGTCAGTCGAAGAATTTCACAGAATTTATAAGTTAGGAAATTCTGAAAATCCTATAGGAAAGTTGGAAAACGGGAAAGAAAATTTGAGATTTGAATTAATGAAAGAAGAAAATGAGGAATATCTTGAAGCTGCAAAAAACGGAGATATAGTTGAAGTCGCCGATGCCTTAGGAGATATGATGTACATACTTTGCGGGACAATAATAGAACATGGAATGCAGCATATAATAGAAGAAGTTTTTGATGAAATTCACAGAAGCAATTTAAGTAAATTAGACGAAAACGGTAATCCGATTTACAGAGAAGACGGAAAAGTAATAAAAGGACCAAATTATTTTCCGCCTGACATAAAAAAAATAATCAAAAAAAATTAA
- a CDS encoding Bax inhibitor-1/YccA family protein produces MNYDDFENEVYGNNNSQMTYEKLEKLVASKVLGSIGWMIIGLAITGIVGFITIYSLLTGSLSFQTIHSIYIPATIIELVLVFAFTAISFKAKVGTLRFVFILYSALNGFTLSILGIIYTEGSLIFAFIGTLVLFIVLGLYGYFTKEDLSKYGTILKVGLIALIIMSLINMFMASDQLMWISSILGVIIFIIFIAYDINRIKNSIISYAVYEDASILERIEITGALSLYLDFINLFIYILRIMGRRK; encoded by the coding sequence ATGAATTATGATGATTTTGAAAATGAAGTATACGGAAATAATAATTCTCAAATGACTTATGAAAAACTTGAGAAATTAGTTGCTTCAAAAGTATTGGGAAGTATAGGATGGATGATAATAGGACTTGCTATAACAGGAATTGTAGGATTTATTACTATTTATTCATTATTAACAGGAAGTTTGAGCTTTCAAACTATACATAGTATATATATACCTGCGACAATTATAGAACTTGTACTCGTTTTTGCTTTTACTGCAATCAGTTTTAAAGCAAAAGTGGGAACTTTAAGATTTGTATTTATACTATATTCTGCATTGAACGGTTTTACCCTTTCTATACTGGGTATTATTTATACTGAAGGCAGTTTAATATTTGCTTTTATAGGAACTTTAGTATTATTTATAGTATTGGGATTATACGGTTATTTTACTAAAGAAGATTTATCAAAATACGGTACAATATTAAAAGTCGGACTTATTGCACTTATAATAATGTCGTTAATTAATATGTTTATGGCAAGTGATCAGCTTATGTGGATTTCGTCCATATTGGGAGTTATAATATTTATAATATTTATTGCTTATGACATTAACAGAATAAAAAACAGTATTATTTCTTATGCAGTCTATGAAGATGCTTCAATTCTTGAAAGAATAGAAATAACAGGAGCATTAAGTTTATATCTTGATTTTATAAATTTATTTATCTATATTTTAAGAATAATGGGAAGAAGAAAATAA
- the thrS gene encoding threonine--tRNA ligase translates to MLEMLLPDGNVRKIEQPMTVAEFAKTISLSLGKETVGAIIDGVQVDPSYLIEKSGSIKIVTSTSEEGVAIIRHSAAHIMAQAVQRLFPGTKVTIGPVIENGFFYDFDPEKPFTEEDLAKIEEEMKKIVKENYEFKRNEMSAEDAKKLFTEMGENYKVEIIEDLGVDKVSIYQQGEFVDLCRGTHIPSTGYLKAFKLMSTAGAYWRGNSDNKMLQRIYGVAFGNKKELEDYLTMLEEAERRDHRKLGKQMDLFFLDEHGPGFPFFMPKGMELMNKLQEIWRKEHKKRKYEEIRTPVMLDKELWEISGHWFNYRENMYTSEIDEKVYAIKPMNCPGSIIAYKNNLHSYKDLPLKYGEMGLVHRHEFSGALHGLMRVRAFTQDDAHVFCTKEQIEEQIIEIIDLYDKFYTLFGFDYNIELSTKPEKAIGSDEIWAVAEADLASALEKKGIKYKLNPGDGAFYGPKIDFKMRDSIGRIWQCGTIQLDFNLPARFEMSYIGADGEKHEPVMIHRAMYGSMERFIGILIEHYAGAFPTWLAPIQARILTISKEQVSFAEKLYEQLQEAGIRVDIDTRDEKIGYKIREANGDQKIPVQLIIGKNEVENNEVNVRKFGSQDSQNISVKEIINVLLEESKVPFKN, encoded by the coding sequence ATGTTAGAAATGTTATTACCTGACGGAAATGTCAGAAAAATCGAACAACCTATGACTGTTGCGGAATTTGCAAAAACTATAAGTCTTAGTCTGGGGAAAGAAACTGTAGGAGCAATAATAGACGGGGTACAGGTGGATCCGTCTTATCTTATCGAAAAGTCGGGGAGTATAAAAATTGTAACTTCGACAAGTGAAGAAGGAGTGGCAATAATCAGACACAGTGCAGCACATATTATGGCACAAGCTGTTCAAAGACTGTTTCCCGGAACGAAAGTTACTATAGGGCCTGTTATTGAAAACGGATTCTTTTATGACTTTGATCCTGAAAAGCCTTTCACTGAAGAAGATTTGGCAAAAATCGAAGAAGAAATGAAAAAAATTGTAAAAGAAAATTATGAATTTAAAAGAAATGAAATGAGTGCCGAAGATGCAAAAAAACTGTTTACTGAAATGGGAGAAAATTATAAAGTAGAAATAATAGAGGACTTGGGAGTAGACAAAGTCAGCATATATCAGCAGGGAGAATTTGTAGATTTATGCAGAGGAACACATATACCGTCTACAGGATATTTGAAGGCTTTTAAACTGATGTCTACTGCAGGAGCATACTGGAGAGGAAATTCCGATAATAAAATGCTCCAAAGAATTTACGGAGTGGCGTTCGGCAACAAAAAAGAACTTGAAGATTATTTGACAATGCTTGAAGAAGCTGAAAGAAGAGATCACAGAAAATTAGGTAAACAAATGGACTTATTCTTTCTTGATGAACACGGACCGGGCTTTCCGTTTTTTATGCCTAAAGGTATGGAACTTATGAACAAATTACAGGAAATATGGAGAAAAGAGCATAAAAAAAGAAAATACGAAGAAATAAGAACTCCTGTTATGCTTGATAAGGAATTATGGGAAATTTCAGGACATTGGTTTAATTATAGAGAAAATATGTATACTTCGGAAATTGATGAAAAAGTATACGCTATAAAACCTATGAACTGCCCGGGATCTATAATCGCTTATAAAAATAATCTTCACTCTTATAAAGACCTGCCTTTAAAATACGGAGAAATGGGACTTGTTCACAGACATGAGTTTAGCGGGGCTTTGCATGGTTTAATGAGAGTAAGAGCGTTTACGCAGGATGATGCACACGTATTCTGTACGAAGGAACAGATAGAAGAACAAATTATAGAAATAATAGATTTATATGACAAGTTTTATACATTATTCGGTTTCGACTATAATATAGAACTTTCCACAAAGCCTGAAAAAGCTATAGGTTCAGATGAGATATGGGCGGTAGCCGAAGCTGATTTGGCATCTGCACTTGAGAAAAAAGGAATAAAATATAAATTGAATCCCGGAGATGGAGCATTTTACGGACCTAAAATAGATTTTAAAATGAGAGATTCCATAGGAAGGATATGGCAGTGCGGAACAATACAGCTTGACTTCAATCTTCCTGCAAGATTTGAAATGAGTTATATAGGAGCTGACGGAGAGAAACATGAGCCTGTTATGATACATAGAGCAATGTACGGAAGCATGGAAAGATTCATAGGAATATTGATAGAACATTATGCAGGAGCATTTCCTACTTGGCTTGCACCGATTCAGGCAAGAATCCTGACAATCTCCAAAGAACAGGTATCTTTTGCTGAAAAATTATACGAACAACTTCAGGAGGCAGGAATCAGAGTTGATATAGATACAAGAGATGAAAAAATAGGATATAAAATAAGAGAAGCAAACGGAGATCAGAAAATACCTGTGCAGCTGATAATAGGTAAAAATGAAGTTGAAAATAATGAAGTAAATGTAAGAAAATTCGGATCTCAGGACAGTCAAAATATTTCAGTGAAAGAAATAATCAATGTATTACTTGAAGAGTCGAAAGTGCCGTTTAAAAATTAA
- a CDS encoding LPS-assembly protein LptD, with amino-acid sequence MFSANLSAEETVIEMETEKSIIDIEKEAIEATDGVILKYGDITIRADSVKKLGGKNVLFAYGNVVFTQGTQTVKANELVFDMDTKKAKILSSESYDTKLKLRFGGEQTLSETNKITIKNGWFTTSPYEEPNYKVNAEELLIYPNRKIVAKKIGVEAGGKTWFKFPYYVASLKPESQRATLFPYIGSDSERGLFGIWGFDYDKGKYAQGFVDFELSAKKKLALKVSNDYTLWPGSSGNVFVRRFVVPIGNHIREWDFEWNHNIVNTPKKEKSERRFYDLGYGLWNFNYKNITTNLVRAADGVLLKDDYTSYVDTYKKIGFYDFKINQELGQNGEFNLDYYWTQNPDALRELTKINDFIVDRDEIDPRKTDVDLYKTLKYTNGNSDVAIKIDNEKFTDINPGYIGDLNSFRNKKNYSIDFKGPKIKFEYLDSNKDEFQEILNLKERDDADNVSLEDSKRWVQTTAYDHRKEAVLTLGNYYPFRQNEFFGYKPKTLSQYLTNNFYFGVETKHSDIKKKEYEYDFTRDNPAFNNLFLDSTTDDNSRIYKVYEDTDKIKRAKKIIYEKYRSQKVNIGNDKIELPIRNSYLAFNFGFENRDYSEVYVPEFSKGRKIEDADSKTGYKILRDAAGNEVKQRPSMNISTLNTKLFTTIFDNTAKINNKYDIKVTNEANFTLQKVNASGAMYNGNDIIDIPTNTLGINNNFNFYLGNMTFNYNFTNFHNRHFSGNWLKSQYVRNYFKFDIANKRFLSFDFISDDEYEFEDFKSERSLSREVQYGYLSDEGNSFLYKYTDKNRQYFPYNEDMGWNRKDNKESVRDRMFSINYNEWGIDYTNIKSKINDIFGTSPNFGEPGLKLQKETHKIGFVYDTSKMKNKKFESDHYFRVSYGFGKKTYRDLNNTPLTISDDRYSSGSDYTTVSLLYRYENNVKPKYEGRDSEGNIVKESNQKDFSVENANKNVIDNVEIKSDDRLFLNSEEEQAYKSYVEEETYKQNKFNLNDFNSKLQDLRKMKKYFQIGLDMEIDGSNSMRQTDLKGFNRLNDLTFKVEAGYLEKFFVRYAFVMEKPDRIYRNDPNRYSQYNFRRHDFETKYMFGPDPDKPWWIGAKVQYVQDGAPKSSDPEIFESSSAARRVNKITLGMATISHRFENLEWEIGAGMKWDKPNNKKLGYYPVVTLKFGIVTFPEKNVQLNYTKGSASFGAGF; translated from the coding sequence TTGTTTTCAGCTAATTTAAGTGCCGAAGAAACAGTGATAGAAATGGAAACTGAAAAATCAATAATAGATATAGAAAAAGAAGCTATTGAGGCTACTGACGGAGTTATATTGAAATATGGAGATATTACAATAAGGGCTGACAGTGTAAAAAAATTAGGCGGCAAAAATGTTCTTTTCGCATACGGGAATGTTGTTTTTACTCAAGGAACACAAACTGTAAAAGCAAATGAGCTTGTTTTTGATATGGATACAAAAAAAGCTAAAATTTTATCTTCTGAAAGTTATGATACGAAATTGAAATTGCGTTTCGGAGGAGAACAGACATTAAGTGAGACTAATAAAATAACTATAAAAAACGGTTGGTTTACAACGAGTCCGTATGAAGAGCCGAATTACAAAGTGAATGCCGAAGAACTTCTGATTTATCCTAACAGAAAAATTGTTGCAAAAAAAATCGGAGTGGAAGCAGGAGGAAAAACATGGTTTAAATTCCCTTACTATGTTGCTTCGTTAAAACCTGAAAGTCAAAGAGCGACTCTTTTCCCGTATATAGGTTCTGACAGTGAAAGAGGACTCTTCGGAATTTGGGGATTTGATTATGATAAAGGTAAATACGCTCAAGGATTTGTAGATTTTGAGCTGAGTGCAAAGAAAAAATTAGCATTAAAAGTTTCCAATGACTATACTTTGTGGCCCGGAAGTTCAGGGAATGTATTTGTAAGAAGATTTGTCGTTCCTATAGGAAATCACATAAGAGAGTGGGATTTTGAATGGAATCATAATATAGTCAACACTCCTAAAAAAGAAAAAAGTGAAAGAAGATTTTATGATTTAGGATACGGTTTGTGGAATTTCAATTATAAAAATATAACTACGAATCTTGTAAGAGCAGCTGACGGAGTTCTGTTAAAAGACGATTATACTTCTTACGTGGATACTTATAAAAAAATAGGATTTTATGATTTCAAGATAAATCAGGAATTGGGACAAAACGGAGAGTTTAATCTTGATTATTACTGGACACAAAATCCTGATGCATTGAGAGAACTTACAAAGATAAACGATTTTATAGTTGACAGAGATGAAATCGATCCGAGAAAAACTGATGTGGATTTGTACAAAACTTTGAAATATACAAACGGAAACAGTGATGTTGCTATAAAAATTGATAATGAAAAATTTACGGATATAAATCCAGGATATATCGGAGATTTGAATTCATTCAGAAATAAAAAGAATTATTCGATAGATTTTAAGGGGCCTAAAATAAAGTTTGAATATTTGGATTCTAACAAGGATGAATTTCAGGAAATACTTAATTTAAAAGAAAGAGACGATGCTGATAATGTTTCTCTTGAAGACTCGAAAAGATGGGTTCAGACTACAGCTTATGATCACAGAAAAGAGGCTGTTTTGACACTGGGAAATTATTACCCTTTCAGACAAAATGAATTTTTCGGCTACAAGCCGAAAACTTTATCACAATATCTGACCAATAATTTTTATTTCGGTGTAGAAACAAAACATTCGGACATTAAGAAAAAAGAATATGAGTATGATTTTACAAGAGATAATCCGGCATTTAATAATCTGTTTTTAGATTCAACAACTGATGATAACAGCAGAATTTACAAAGTGTATGAAGATACTGACAAAATAAAAAGAGCAAAAAAAATAATTTATGAAAAATACCGTTCTCAAAAAGTTAATATAGGTAATGATAAAATTGAATTACCTATAAGAAATTCTTATTTGGCATTTAATTTCGGCTTTGAGAATAGAGATTATTCGGAAGTGTATGTGCCGGAATTTTCTAAAGGCAGAAAAATAGAGGACGCAGATTCAAAAACCGGATATAAAATATTGAGAGATGCTGCAGGAAATGAAGTAAAGCAACGACCGTCGATGAATATAAGCACCCTCAATACAAAACTGTTTACAACGATTTTTGATAATACGGCAAAAATTAATAATAAATATGACATTAAAGTGACAAATGAAGCTAATTTTACTTTGCAGAAAGTAAATGCAAGCGGAGCAATGTATAACGGAAACGATATAATTGACATTCCAACTAACACACTGGGAATAAATAATAATTTCAATTTTTATCTAGGAAATATGACATTTAATTATAATTTCACAAATTTTCATAATAGACATTTTTCAGGAAATTGGTTGAAAAGTCAGTATGTCAGAAACTATTTTAAATTTGACATTGCCAACAAAAGATTTTTAAGTTTTGATTTTATAAGTGACGATGAATACGAATTTGAAGATTTTAAATCTGAAAGAAGTTTGAGCAGAGAAGTTCAATATGGTTATTTATCTGATGAGGGAAACAGTTTTCTTTATAAATACACGGACAAAAACAGACAATATTTCCCTTATAATGAAGATATGGGCTGGAACCGTAAAGATAATAAAGAATCTGTAAGGGACAGAATGTTCTCCATAAATTATAACGAATGGGGAATAGACTACACAAATATAAAAAGTAAAATCAATGATATTTTCGGTACAAGTCCGAATTTCGGAGAACCCGGTTTAAAACTGCAAAAAGAAACTCATAAAATCGGATTTGTTTACGATACATCGAAAATGAAAAATAAAAAATTTGAATCGGACCATTATTTCAGAGTGAGTTACGGCTTCGGTAAAAAAACATACAGAGATTTGAATAATACACCTCTTACGATTTCCGATGACAGATATTCTTCAGGAAGTGATTATACAACTGTCAGTTTACTTTACAGATATGAAAATAATGTGAAACCTAAATACGAAGGAAGAGATTCCGAAGGAAACATAGTTAAGGAATCCAATCAGAAAGATTTTTCTGTCGAAAATGCAAATAAAAATGTTATTGATAACGTTGAAATTAAAAGTGACGACAGATTATTTCTGAATAGTGAAGAAGAACAGGCATACAAAAGTTACGTTGAAGAGGAAACTTATAAACAGAACAAATTTAATTTGAATGATTTTAACTCGAAATTACAGGATTTGAGAAAAATGAAAAAATATTTTCAAATAGGTCTGGATATGGAAATAGACGGATCAAATTCAATGCGACAGACTGATTTAAAAGGATTTAACAGATTAAATGATCTTACTTTCAAAGTTGAGGCGGGATATTTGGAAAAATTCTTTGTCAGATATGCTTTTGTAATGGAAAAACCGGACAGAATTTACAGAAACGATCCTAACCGTTACAGCCAATACAATTTTAGAAGACATGATTTTGAAACTAAATATATGTTCGGTCCGGACCCTGACAAACCTTGGTGGATAGGAGCAAAAGTACAATATGTTCAGGACGGAGCACCTAAATCTTCGGATCCGGAAATATTTGAAAGTTCATCTGCTGCAAGAAGAGTTAATAAAATAACTCTCGGTATGGCAACTATAAGCCATAGATTTGAAAATCTTGAATGGGAAATAGGGGCAGGCATGAAGTGGGATAAACCGAATAATAAAAAACTTGGATATTACCCTGTTGTAACTTTAAAATTCGGAATTGTAACGTTCCCTGAAAAAAATGTTCAGTTAAATTATACTAAAGGATCGGCTTCTTTCGGAGCAGGGTTCTAA
- a CDS encoding N-acetylmuramoyl-L-alanine amidase, producing the protein MSVFTVVFTTFGAEVKPGQTLICIDPGHQGKGNRGLEEIAPGSSKKKVKVADGTAGVATRKNEYELTLEVGLKLRDAFKSKGYKVLMTRETHNVNISNKERSLMTNKAGCAAYIRLHADGSSNRNLTGVSVLTSSSKNPYTQKVQKTSDKLSKDILSEFVKATGAKNRGIAYRDDLTGTNWSTVPNTLIEMGFMSNPDEDRKMASKEYQEKMVRGMVNGIEKYLRER; encoded by the coding sequence ATATCAGTTTTTACAGTAGTATTTACTACATTCGGAGCGGAAGTTAAACCGGGACAGACTTTAATCTGTATTGATCCGGGACATCAGGGAAAAGGAAATAGAGGACTTGAAGAAATAGCTCCCGGTTCTTCAAAGAAAAAAGTAAAAGTTGCCGACGGAACTGCCGGAGTTGCTACAAGAAAAAACGAATACGAACTTACGTTGGAAGTAGGACTTAAGTTAAGAGATGCTTTTAAAAGTAAAGGTTATAAAGTCCTTATGACAAGAGAAACTCATAATGTAAATATAAGCAATAAAGAAAGATCTCTTATGACTAATAAAGCCGGATGTGCAGCATATATAAGACTTCACGCCGACGGCTCTTCAAACAGAAACCTTACAGGTGTTTCAGTTTTGACTTCGTCATCTAAAAATCCTTATACTCAAAAAGTTCAAAAAACAAGCGATAAACTTTCAAAAGACATTTTATCGGAATTTGTAAAAGCTACAGGTGCTAAAAACAGAGGAATTGCATATCGTGACGACTTGACAGGAACAAACTGGTCAACAGTGCCTAATACATTGATAGAAATGGGATTTATGTCAAATCCTGATGAGGACAGAAAAATGGCTTCAAAAGAATATCAGGAAAAAATGGTAAGAGGAATGGTAAACGGAATAGAAAAATATTTAAGAGAAAGATAA
- a CDS encoding EVE domain-containing protein: protein MKYWLGVVSKEHVLRGVEGGFCQVCHGKAVPLKRMKKGDYLIYYSPKISMDSDIKCQEITAIGKIKDERIYKFQMSENFVPYRRNVKFLKLKGKCSINELREHHEWLKYSKQLRYGHFQVSEEFFKFICSFFICDSVIEVG from the coding sequence ATGAAATATTGGTTAGGTGTAGTATCAAAAGAACATGTTTTAAGAGGAGTTGAAGGAGGGTTTTGTCAAGTGTGTCACGGTAAAGCAGTTCCTTTGAAAAGAATGAAAAAAGGCGATTATCTGATCTATTACAGTCCTAAAATAAGCATGGATTCAGATATAAAATGTCAGGAAATAACTGCAATAGGAAAAATAAAAGACGAGAGAATATATAAATTTCAAATGAGTGAAAATTTTGTTCCTTACAGGAGAAATGTGAAATTTTTAAAATTAAAAGGAAAGTGCAGTATAAATGAACTTAGAGAACATCACGAATGGTTAAAATATTCAAAACAGTTAAGATATGGACATTTTCAAGTGTCAGAAGAGTTTTTCAAATTTATTTGCAGTTTTTTTATCTGTGATAGTGTTATAGAAGTCGGATAA